In Bos mutus isolate GX-2022 chromosome 10, NWIPB_WYAK_1.1, whole genome shotgun sequence, a single window of DNA contains:
- the GANC gene encoding neutral alpha-glucosidase C isoform X5, whose product MESAEKEEISVEDEAVDKNVFKDCSKISFYRRQKQLLSKKSTYRALLDSVTPGEDSARFQIINEPAKSVCKFSPETTLLAAFPRMQGNL is encoded by the exons ATGGAATCAGCTGAGAAAGAGGAAATCAG tGTTGAAGATGAAGCTGTGGATAAAAACGTTTTCAAAGACTGCAGCAAGATTTCGTTCTACAG GCGTCAGAAACAGCTGCTCTCCAAGAAGTCTACCTATCGGGCATTACTGGACTCGGTCACACCAGGCGAAGACAGTGCCAGGTTCCAAATCATCAACGAACCAGCAAag TCTGTTTGCAAATTTTCACCAGAGACAACACTTCTAGCAGCTTTTCCAAGAATGCAAGGAAATCTCTGA